In Brettanomyces bruxellensis chromosome 8, complete sequence, a genomic segment contains:
- the ANB1 gene encoding translation initiation factor eIF5A — protein MAEEEHDFEVADAGSSLTYPLQCSALRKNGFVVIKGRPCKVVDMSTSKTGKHGHAKVHLVGLDIFTGRKYEDLSPSTHNVEVPFVKRTEYELLDIDDGYLNLMTDSGETKQDVKAPEGDLGDKLQADFDDGKELIVTIVSAMNEEACISYREAPES, from the exons ATggctgaagaagaa CACGACTTCGAGGTTGCTGACGCAGGCTCCTCTTTGACTTACCCTCTACAATGTTCCGCTTTGAGAAAAAACGGATTCGTTGTCATCAAGGGAAGACCATGCAAGGTTGTCGACATGTCGACTTCTAAGACCGGTAAGCACGGTCACGCCAAGGTCCATTTGGTTGGTCTTGACATCTTCACCGGCAGAAAGTACGAGGATTTGTCTCCTTCCACACATAACGTCGAGGTTCCTTTCGTCAAGAGAACCGAGTACGAGTTGTTGGACATTGATGATGGTTACTTGAACCTGATGACCGACTCTGGTGAGACCAAGCAGGATGTTAAGGCCCCAGAAGGTGACTTAGGTGACAAGTTGCAGGCTGATTTCGATGATGGTAAGGAGCTTATCGTTACCATTGTCTCCGCCATGAATGAGGAGGCTTGCATCTCTTACAGAGAGGCCCCAGAGTCATAA
- a CDS encoding uncharacterized protein (BUSCO:EOG09265BG5) has product MPALTDVPIKLIIGAGKAAPTPPVGPALGSKGVKAIDFCKEFNARTAHYKQDVPIPVNIIVHPDRTFNFSIKSPTTSWLLLQAVEKEKGSDSLGKGNFEKKGNLGELSLKHIYEIAKIKKTDTAHTDMPLKDVCKGVIGTAKSLGIKVVL; this is encoded by the coding sequence ATGCCCGCACTCACAGATGTGCCGATCAAGTTGATTATAGGGGCCGGGAAGGCGGCACCTACGCCACCCGTTGGACCGGCTTTAGGTTCAAAAGGTGTGAAAGCTATTGATTTTTGCAAAGAGTTCAATGCAAGAACTGCACATTACAAGCAAGATGTTCCCATACCAGTGAACATAATTGTGCATCCAGACAGAACTTTTAACTTCAGCATCAAGTCACCAACAACTTCCTGGCTATTACTTCAGGCtgttgaaaaggaaaagggGTCAGATAGTTtgggaaaaggaaatttcgAGAAGAAAGGTAATCTAGGAGAGCTTAGTCTTAAGCATATTTATGAGATTGCGAAGATCAAGAAGACGGATACTGCACATACAGACATGCCATTGAAGGATGTGTGCAAGGGTGTGATTGGGACTGCTAAATCGCTAGGTATCAAGGTTGTTTTATAG
- a CDS encoding uncharacterized protein (MEROPS:MER0002652), translating to MSRESTKKEKASYLTPLISKLLSEPLSFKEARFPDSVTIKPNSYVKLTSGGSQSDSTEAEKAEKQKKMQVTKSEWKKKRPRSVLEAVAMYTGKPAAKTEKRRRRSERRREREIKQLERTIEKEKNAIAEVKTEHKGSKEENNAESVESGKLTMSNAVFDGESEKDADASDADYQTADEEGGESENEESEESENEESEESENEGDEGSEGSENENGDEEEDIEQLKRDLKRDMYEGAEKAEENVNDVKSEKEEKEENDVRNTKDVKNLNSLDDNNVEIKVKDKKAEGNNENKGNKQTENHEQTKQINQTNPSNKPPTISTPNSDFFDLDEEEDDRGSNGSKRIFKSWRQFENRSAPVGLLNHGVTCYMNSAVQAMCHVPAVMHYFVDVHRNKYNKVIGAHSVTKVLADTACKMFQIGRKNEWRKVLYINPKKLIYKLEEINPMMSEWQQEDSHEYFMSLMSRLQEDSTPKGVKLNQSIIYDIFGGLLNQTVTCTNCGHISTTQQEFYDLSLGLESSKARESTLLNVEQMKRLKERISASGENGSSRQVCDLLERRIQTQQERRKINLKGGNGAVGSSLNAEAKLVSSSSSYSSSDQDLSSDGDTYGTNDEAYGTDRDADQDTDQDSSSDNDSNANQEPNTSEKLTSKLTSDLTKSTSNSNPGSNSGAATSGQAENSVQKQNPSHSIQQHAQLPKYSIDRSIGQFFSPEMIRTDKRDQSGYVCEKCNKRTAAVKISTISRAPETLTVHLKRFRFNGTSSMKVKATVSYPDVLDLSDYTTTRETPVRYRLIAVILHEGRSVSSGHYVAHCRQPDGTWATYDDEIVQKIKPRGALNDPSAYVLIYSRLTLRGVPVVPFAGVPQKRVRGQGTQKRGRKKRRRRN from the coding sequence ATGTCGAGAGAATCGacgaaaaaggaaaaagcaaGCTACTTGACGCCATTAATCAGCAAACTCTTATCAGAACCGCTTAGCTTTAAGGAAGCCCGATTTCCGGATTCAGTGACGATAAAGCCGAATTCGTACGTGAAGCTAACATCTGGGGGAAGTCAGTCAGATAGCACGGAGGCCGAGAAGGCggagaagcaaaagaaaatgcaagTAACAAAGTCggagtggaaaaaaaagagaccGAGATCAGTTTTGGAGGCGGTTGCAATGTATACAGGAAAACCAGCGGCAAAGACGGAGAAACGGCGTCGGAGAAGTGAGCGGAGAAGGGAGCGGGAGATCAAACAGCTTGAGCGGACAattgaaaaggagaaaaacGCGATTGCAGAGGTGAAAACAGAGCATAAAGGTAGcaaagaggaaaataatGCGGAGAGTGTGGAAAGCGGGAAGTTAACGATGAGTAACGCGGTATTCGATGGGGAGTCGGAAAAGGACGCCGACGCGAGTGATGCAGACTACCAGACTGCGGATGAAGAAGGTggagaaagtgaaaatgagGAGAGTGaggaaagtgaaaatgagGAGAGTGaggaaagtgaaaatgagGGAGATGAGGGAAGCGAGGGAAGTGAGAATGAGAATGGAGACGAGGAGGAGGATATAGAGCAGTTAAAAAGGGATTTGAAGAGGGACATGTATGAGGGAGCAGAAAAGGCAGAGGAAAACGTGAATGATGTGAAAAGtgagaaggaagagaaggaagagaatGATGTGAGAAATACAAAAGATGTGAAGAATCTAAATTCTTTGGATGACAACAATGTTGAAATAAAGGTTAAAGATAAGAAGGCTGAGGGAAATAacgaaaataaaggaaataaaCAGACCGAGAATCATGAGCAAACTAAGCAGATCAACCAAACTAATCCGTCAAACAAACCTCCCACAATATCAACACCAAATTCAGACTTCTTTGACTTGGacgaagaggaagatgacCGAGGATCAAACGGATCTAAACGGATTTTCAAGTCATGGAGACAGTTTGAGAACCGATCGGCACCTGTGGGACTATTAAACCATGGAGTCACGTGCTACATGAACTCGGCAGTGCAGGCGATGTGTCACGTGCCAGCAGTGATGCATTACTTTGTCGATGTGCACCGCAACAAGTACAATAAAGTGATTGGAGCACATTCTGTGACGAAAGTGCTTGCCGATACGGCATGCAAGATGTTCCAGATTGGCCGTAAGAACGAGTGGCGCAAAGTTCTCTACATCAACCCCAAGAAACTGATCTACAAGCTTGAAGAAATCAACCCGATGATGTCCGAGTGGCAGCAGGAGGACTCACACGAGTATTTCATGTCTCTGATGTCGCGTTTGCAGGAGGATTCGACGCCCAAAGGCGTGAAACTCAACCAAAGCATCATCTATGACATTTTTGGCGGTCTCTTGAACCAGACTGTCACATGCACAAACTGCGGTCATATTTCCACAACCCAGCAGGAGTTTTACGACTTGTCTTTGGGATTAGAGAGCTCTAAAGCGAGAGAAAGCACGCTTTTGAATGTGGAGCAGATGAAAAGACTGAAAGAACGAATTTCTGCAAGTGGAGAAAACGGAAGTAGTCGGCAGGTGTGTGATCTGCTTGAGAGGCGGATTCAGACACAACAGGAGCGGAGGAagataaatttaaaagGTGGTAATGGTGCTGTTGGCTCTAGTTTGAATGCAGAAGCAAAATTGGTGTCTAGTTCAAGCTCTTATTCAAGTTCAGATCAGGATTTAAGTTCAGATGGGGATACATATGGCACAAACGATGAAGCATATGGAACAGATCGTGATGCGGATCAAGATACGGATCAAGATTCTAGTTCTGATAATGATTCAAATGCCAATCAGGAGCCAAACacaagtgaaaaattaacTTCAAAATTAACATCAGATTTGACaaaatcaacttcaaattCGAATCCAGGTTCGAATTCAGGTGCTGCCACTTCAGGGCAGGCGGAAAATTCAGTTCAGAAGCAAAATCCTTCGCACAGCATTCAGCAGCATGCACAGCTGCCCAAGTATTCCATCGACCGGTCGATCGGCCAGTTTTTCTCCCCTGAGATGATCCGTACCGACAAACGCGACCAAAGCGGGTACGTGTGCGAAAAATGCAACAAGAGAACTGCGGCAGTTAAAATTTCCACCATCTCGCGGGCACCGGAAACTTTGACGGTCCATTTAAAGCGGTTTCGGTTCAACGGAACCTCTTCCATGAAGGTGAAGGCCACAGTGTCCTACCCGGACGTGCTTGATTTATCCGACTACACGACCACCCGCGAAACCCCGGTGAGGTACCGGCTAATCGCGGTAATCCTCCATGAGGGCCGCTCGGTGTCTTCGGGCCACTACGTGGCGCACTGCAGGCAGCCTGACGGCACTTGGGCCACGTACGACGACGAGATTGTGCAGAAAATCAAGCCGCGGGGGGCGTTGAACGACCCAAGTGCATACGTCCTGATTTATAGCCGGCTGACCCTCCGCGGTGTGCCCGTTGTGCCTTTCGCGGGTGTGCCCCAGAAAAGGGTGCGGGGTCAAGGCACCCAGAAGCGGGGTAGGAAAAAACGGAGACGGCGGAACTGA